One window from the genome of Rhinolophus ferrumequinum isolate MPI-CBG mRhiFer1 chromosome 22, mRhiFer1_v1.p, whole genome shotgun sequence encodes:
- the CLCC1 gene encoding chloride channel CLIC-like protein 1, translating into MLCSLLLCECLWLITGYAHDDEWIDPTDMLNYDAASGTMRKSQGKYGTSDKKEASPDLPDADELSECYSQLDSLTHKIDQCEKKKRKDYESQSNPVFRRYLNKILIETRKLGLPDENNGDMHYDAEIIIKRQTLLEIQKFLSGEDWKPGALDDALSDILINFKLHDFETWVWRFEDSFGVDPYNVFMVLLCLLCIVMLVATELWTYIHWYTQLRRVLVISFLFSLGWNWMYLYKLAFAQHQAEVAKMEPFNKVCAEKMDWTGSLWEWLRSSWTYKDDPCQKYYELLLVNPIWLVPPTKALAVTFTNFVTEPLKYIGKGTGEFIRALLKEIPVLLHIPVLIIMALAVLSFCYGAGKSVHMLRPLGGPGREQPPALQPGDRRRLQEIDYRPQAGAGDADFYYRGQTGPSEQGPYDKTYEGRRDVFRERHVDLRLQTGNKSPEVLRAFDLPDKEAREHPKVVPTPKSPILDTKPRETGGIPGESSPESSQPPPMPESSQPPMPVSGQEPSGSVDSPPAAGKAPPRTDGAGSPACTVGAGRRDPEGGPSG; encoded by the exons GGGAAATATGGGACATCAGATAAAAAAGAGGCCAGTCCTGACTTGCCAGATGCTGACGAATTGTCGGAATGTTACAGCCAACTTGATTCTTTAACTCATAAG ATTGATCagtgtgaaaagaaaaagaggaaagactaTGAAAGTCAAAGCAATCCCGTTTTTAGGAgatacttaaataaaattttaattgaaaccAGGAAGCTTGGACTT CCTGATGAAAATAATGGTGATATGCATTATGATGCCGAGATTATCATTAAAAGACAAaccttgttagaaatacagaagtTTCTCAGTGGAGAAGACTGGAAGCCAGGAGCCTTGGATGATGCATTAagtgatattttaattaattttaagttgCATGATTTTGAAACGTGGGTTTGGCGATTTGAAGATTCCTTTGGAGTGGATCCATATAATGTGTTTATG GTGCTTCTGTGTCTGCTGTGCATCGTGATGTTAGTGGCCACCGAGCTGTGGACGTATATCCACTGGTACACCCAGCTGAGGCGTGTTTTAGTCATCAGTTTTCTCTTCAGTTTGGGATGGAATTGGATGTATTTATATAAG TTAGCGTTCGCACAGCATCAGGCCGAAGTTGCCAAGATGGAGCCATTTAACAAGGTGTGTGCTGAGAAGATGGACTGGACTGGAAGTCTCTGGG AATGGTTAAGAAGTTCATGGACCTACAAGGATGACCCATGCCAAAAATACTATGAGCTCTTATTAGTCAACCCTATTTGGTTGGTCCCACCAACAAAG GCACTGGCAGTTACGTTCACCAACTTCGTCACGGAGCCATTGAAGTACATTGGAAAAGGAACGGGTGAATTCATTAGAGCACTCCTGAAGGAGATTCCCGTGTTACTGCACATCCCAGTACTGATAATTATGGCGTTAGCTGTCCTG agCTTCTGCTATGGTGCTGGAAAATCTGTTCACATGCTGAGACCATTAGGTGGTCCTGGAAGAGAACAGCCCCCGGCCCTTCAGCCAGGTGACAGGCGGCGGCTGCAGGAAATTGATTATAGACCCCAGGCTGGAGCAGGTGATGCAGATTTTTATTATAGGGGCCAGACTGGCCCCTCTGAGCAAGGCCCTTATGACAAAACGTATGAGGGTAGAAGAGATGTTTTCAGAGAGAGACATGTTGACTTGAGACTTCAGACTGGCAACAAGAGCCCGGAAGTGCTCCGGGCATTTGATTTACCAGACAAAGAAGCGCGAGAGCATCCCAAGGTGGTGCCCACT CCTAAGTCACCTATTTTGGATACAAAGCCCAGAGAGACTGGTGGAATCCCAGGTGAAAGCAGCCCTGAAAGCAGCCAGCCTCCTCCGATGCCTGAAAGCAGCCAGCCTCCGATGCCTGTCTCCGGCCAAGAGCCATCAGGGAGTGTGGACAGTCCTCCTGCGGCAGGAAAGGCCCCGCCCAGGACTGATGGCGCAGGCAGCCCAGCGTGCACTGTGGGGGCCGGCAGAAGGGATCCCGAGGGCGGCCCCTCTGGCTAG